One genomic window of Clostridium taeniosporum includes the following:
- a CDS encoding DUF7507 domain-containing protein: protein MPSILRYSTTARGSMVITGNTLGLLGKFNPPDATDTDVNANGIGAFISLNNGISAPGGYPLGTTFDWRENGSDAIIDIPVSAKILYAELSWSGSYLNADQDVSAFLDNAITFNTPLGSFQVNPDAATAGSVVFPTNGVGQYFRSANVTTLVNSGTGTYSVQSIPGVLGGTPSNPAVENNYLGWSLEIAYEDVTLPYRNMNVWTIFDPVDLAISPIVDIPVSGFSTPISGSIKARLLISAGEGDPQVTGDQVLFGPDIVGLVALQGEPPSPPNNPVDNFFVSRINDGNSESLTVGQVDTLGSFGTLNQPVPTTLAGRLAPGRYGYDITNVDASTTLVNSQTNALIRLTTSGDGYVPNLLGLQIDSNSPIISINKSAPATATRGSDITYTLTVTNTGVIQADTVTVLDPAPTGTTVNPGSVTVQNATGPVVNNSTAATLNVDIGPLLPNQVVTIQYTVSTTGTTPTPVLNSTTANYTFVPIPGGNVITDTSNSNETITAIANKFVCEPFGYRVAAESTGTNSTLLKLNLVTGEVDVLNPDIGMNINAIGYNVLDNLIYGIENTTTNLVILDSTGTTSVLGPVPNLPLLPSPFYNTGTIDNNGHLYIKSSTDPNYYVVDVNSSSPTFGQLVDPLNGFVLDTAPYGTPINPNMLVADWTVSSVDGNLYGVENTSGNVVSLNPLTGVVTVLTTSGIPIGAYGAVYSINDQYIYATNNTTGVIYRIEINGDNATGIVFSSDVPSNNNDGAACLNAELLIDFGDAPDPTPGNGPNDYSTLLANNGPRHQIINQLYLGTQVTAENDAYANITSDATGDDIIQGIQDDGLVVPLTPMLSTDTTYALNVSVTNNTGLPANLYGWIDFNEDGIFQGNEAAPVQIVPSALGLQQFILNFIVPVGVVLQPDHTFVRLRLTTDDLINQNSLPIDEDTRSIGPASDGEVEDYYLTITPVADISVVKTGAPNPVVVGNTLTYTMVVSNLGPSDAQSVSLTDAVPACILNPVYSVNGGTSNPWPVGGINLGTIASGATPITVTISGTVDPACTESSLVNTATVSSPTPDPDPSNNTSTVTTQVNQSADIKVVKTASPSPVVAGQTLTYTMVVSNLGPSDAQSVSLTDAVPACILNPVYSVNGGASNPWPVGGINLGTIAVGATPITVTISGTVDPACAESSLVNTAIVSSPTPDPDPSNNTSTVTTQVNQSADISVVKTGSSNPVVAGNILTYTMVVSNLGPSDAQSVSLTDAVPACILNPVYSVNGGTSNPWPVGGINLGTIASGATPITVTISGTVDPACTESSLVNTATVSSPTPDLDPNNNTSTVTTTVNTLADVSVVKTANPINVNRGDVVTYTIVVSNAGPSDAQSVSLADVVPSELLNPEFSINNGVSWNIWSNPYSIGTLTAGTSKTIFIRGTISNTAIGTVNNTATVSSSTPDPNPDNNTSSASIEVNYADLVAPGNFVKAVDKQYADIGDEITYTINVTNTGNTIANNVVITDPIPNGTSYVSGSLIASAPVTGTPAGGINVTNGIAPGATLTLSYKVKVIQMPVPNPIPNTASISYTYTVDPNNPNGASGSGDTNTVFTQVNHGEILPENAVKTVDTNPTTPGDIITYTVSIKNTGNVPVDALVTDVVPTGTQFVTGTVIINGVSKPAKNPNFGIKIIGIPAGEIANLSFKVKVLDNAPSTLINNAKINYSYVVDPALPPVNKDVTTNTVNVTVLKPELTLVKSADRTGAVVGDIIRYSITATNTGEIPLQNVIVKDVLAPELSYIGNLTINGVPSGQSILTGVNIEDLSIGEVKTISFDAKVNAIPADKTINNTSTATFNYIVSGKNFSGNATSNEETIRVYNPELTMTKMSNNPIVKVGDTFQYTITAENTGDIIINDVIVKDDLPPEFEVVQIIVNGDVVNGDIEAGINIGNLAIGESVDIVLTIQVLADLTDTFQNIATGTGTSITDPNKPPVIVEGEGEDPGVTVYNPKLELEKSVDKPYVIVGDTVTYTVVAKNTGDIVLGNVDLDPIVIYDLLGPSLEFVSGSVTIDGISDPLSGIVNGVILGVLNVGESKTVTFKAKVLSNDISPIENTAQATFGYQIPGDEPETGNATSNTVQVIPEIANLEILKEADTNFAVMNDVINYTVTVTNTGTLDANNVIFTDELPPEVELIDGSFKVDGIGINNVDLRQGVNIGTIKTGEEAIIEYSVKVIATNCELKIKNSAIAKFQYRLPNGTTGTVTTDPSETSTVIVNLGISNFKQLFIEENLIIPDEKPDIEEINEVNGDVEIIKHYVVETPILKSNEGQILTGCKLIIQGVLNEVVEYTALDSEQTIHSAHYSIPFSTFIILPENYCYGNEDITTEVEDIYFNSLNSRKLFTNATILIKATVSYCK, encoded by the coding sequence ATGCCATCAATTTTAAGATATTCAACTACTGCTAGGGGTTCTATGGTTATTACAGGAAATACATTAGGGTTATTAGGAAAGTTTAATCCACCTGATGCAACTGATACTGATGTAAATGCTAATGGTATAGGTGCTTTTATTAGTTTGAATAATGGAATTTCTGCTCCAGGTGGGTATCCTTTAGGTACAACATTTGATTGGAGAGAAAATGGATCAGATGCAATAATCGATATACCTGTATCTGCAAAAATATTGTATGCAGAGCTATCGTGGTCAGGTTCATATTTAAATGCCGATCAAGATGTAAGTGCATTTCTTGATAATGCTATTACTTTTAATACACCATTAGGTAGCTTTCAAGTTAATCCAGATGCTGCAACTGCTGGTAGTGTAGTTTTTCCTACTAATGGTGTTGGACAGTATTTTAGAAGTGCAAATGTAACCACATTAGTAAATTCAGGTACTGGAACGTATAGTGTACAGAGCATTCCAGGTGTATTAGGAGGTACTCCAAGTAATCCAGCTGTAGAAAATAATTATTTAGGATGGAGTTTAGAAATTGCTTATGAAGATGTAACTTTACCATATAGAAACATGAATGTATGGACTATATTTGATCCAGTAGATTTAGCAATTTCTCCAATTGTTGATATACCAGTATCAGGATTTAGTACGCCAATATCAGGTTCAATAAAAGCAAGATTACTAATTAGTGCTGGAGAAGGAGATCCACAAGTAACAGGGGATCAAGTTTTATTCGGTCCGGATATAGTGGGTTTAGTTGCATTGCAAGGAGAGCCACCATCACCACCCAATAATCCAGTAGATAATTTTTTTGTTTCTAGAATTAATGATGGTAATTCAGAAAGTTTAACTGTAGGGCAGGTTGATACACTAGGCAGTTTTGGAACTTTGAATCAACCAGTACCAACAACTTTAGCTGGGAGATTAGCTCCAGGACGATATGGGTATGATATTACTAATGTTGATGCAAGTACAACTCTTGTTAATTCCCAAACAAATGCTTTAATAAGGTTAACAACTTCTGGTGATGGATATGTTCCAAATTTATTAGGGCTTCAAATAGATTCAAATTCACCGATTATAAGCATAAATAAATCAGCGCCAGCAACTGCAACAAGGGGAAGTGATATAACTTACACTTTAACAGTAACTAATACTGGAGTAATACAAGCAGATACAGTTACAGTATTAGATCCAGCGCCAACAGGAACTACTGTAAATCCAGGAAGTGTAACAGTTCAAAATGCAACAGGACCAGTTGTAAATAATTCAACAGCAGCAACTTTAAATGTAGATATTGGACCACTTTTACCAAATCAAGTAGTGACTATACAATATACTGTAAGTACTACAGGAACAACTCCAACACCAGTGTTAAATAGTACTACAGCTAATTATACTTTTGTGCCAATACCAGGAGGAAATGTAATAACAGACACATCTAATAGTAATGAAACAATAACAGCTATTGCTAATAAGTTTGTATGTGAACCGTTTGGATACAGGGTAGCAGCCGAATCAACTGGTACAAATAGTACACTTTTAAAATTAAATTTAGTAACAGGGGAAGTAGACGTTCTAAATCCGGATATTGGAATGAATATAAATGCTATTGGATACAATGTTTTAGACAATTTAATATATGGTATAGAAAATACAACTACAAATTTAGTAATATTAGATTCAACTGGTACAACATCAGTTTTGGGACCTGTACCAAATTTACCACTATTACCTTCCCCATTTTATAATACAGGCACAATTGATAATAATGGACATTTATATATTAAAAGTTCTACAGATCCCAATTACTATGTAGTAGATGTTAATAGTAGTTCACCAACATTTGGACAATTAGTAGATCCACTTAATGGATTTGTTTTAGATACAGCACCATATGGAACTCCTATAAATCCTAATATGCTTGTAGCTGATTGGACAGTTAGTTCAGTTGATGGAAATTTATATGGAGTAGAAAATACAAGTGGAAATGTTGTTAGTTTAAACCCATTAACTGGAGTTGTTACAGTATTAACTACAAGTGGTATACCAATAGGAGCGTATGGAGCAGTATATTCTATTAATGATCAATATATATATGCAACCAATAATACAACAGGTGTAATATATAGAATTGAAATAAATGGAGATAATGCTACTGGTATTGTATTTTCTTCAGATGTTCCAAGTAATAATAATGATGGTGCCGCTTGCTTAAATGCTGAACTTTTAATCGATTTTGGAGATGCACCAGATCCAACACCAGGAAATGGACCAAATGATTATTCAACATTATTAGCTAATAATGGTCCAAGGCATCAGATAATTAATCAACTATATCTAGGGACACAAGTGACAGCTGAGAATGATGCATATGCTAATATAACATCAGATGCAACTGGTGATGATATTATACAAGGAATTCAAGATGATGGATTAGTAGTTCCTCTAACTCCAATGTTATCAACAGATACAACTTATGCATTAAATGTCTCTGTTACCAATAATACTGGATTACCAGCTAATCTTTATGGATGGATAGATTTTAATGAAGATGGTATATTCCAAGGAAATGAAGCAGCACCTGTACAAATAGTTCCATCAGCCTTAGGATTACAACAATTTATTTTAAACTTCATAGTACCAGTAGGAGTAGTATTACAACCAGATCATACTTTTGTAAGGTTAAGGCTTACAACTGATGATTTAATAAATCAAAATAGTTTACCAATAGATGAAGATACAAGGAGTATAGGACCAGCATCAGATGGTGAAGTAGAAGACTATTATTTAACAATAACACCAGTAGCAGATATAAGCGTTGTTAAAACAGGAGCACCAAACCCAGTAGTAGTTGGAAATACGTTAACTTACACAATGGTAGTAAGTAATCTAGGACCATCTGATGCTCAAAGTGTAAGTTTAACAGATGCAGTCCCAGCATGTATTTTAAACCCAGTGTATTCAGTAAATGGAGGAACAAGCAATCCATGGCCAGTAGGTGGAATAAACCTAGGAACAATAGCATCTGGAGCTACACCAATAACAGTAACAATAAGTGGAACAGTAGATCCAGCATGTACAGAGTCAAGTTTAGTTAATACAGCAACAGTAAGTTCACCAACACCAGACCCAGATCCATCTAATAATACTAGCACAGTAACAACCCAAGTAAATCAATCAGCAGATATAAAGGTAGTAAAAACAGCAAGTCCAAGTCCGGTAGTGGCAGGCCAAACTTTAACTTACACAATGGTAGTAAGTAATCTAGGACCATCTGATGCTCAAAGTGTAAGTTTAACAGATGCAGTACCAGCATGTATTTTAAACCCAGTATATTCAGTAAATGGGGGAGCAAGCAATCCATGGCCAGTAGGCGGAATAAACTTAGGAACAATAGCAGTGGGAGCTACACCAATAACAGTAACAATAAGTGGAACAGTAGATCCAGCATGTGCAGAGTCAAGTTTAGTTAATACAGCAATAGTAAGTAGTCCAACACCAGATCCAGATCCATCTAACAATACTAGTACAGTTACAACTCAAGTAAATCAATCAGCAGATATAAGTGTAGTAAAAACAGGAAGTTCAAACCCAGTGGTAGCTGGAAACATTTTAACTTACACAATGGTAGTAAGTAATTTAGGACCATCTGATGCTCAAAGCGTAAGTTTAACAGATGCAGTCCCAGCATGTATTTTAAACCCTGTATATTCAGTAAATGGAGGAACAAGCAATCCATGGCCAGTAGGTGGAATAAACCTAGGAACAATAGCATCTGGAGCTACACCAATAACAGTAACAATAAGTGGAACAGTAGATCCAGCATGTACAGAGTCAAGTTTAGTTAATACAGCAACAGTAAGTTCACCAACACCAGATCTAGATCCAAATAACAACACTTCAACAGTTACAACAACTGTAAATACTTTAGCAGATGTTTCAGTAGTAAAAACAGCAAATCCTATTAACGTAAATCGTGGAGATGTAGTGACTTATACTATAGTTGTATCAAATGCAGGACCATCGGATGCACAAAGTGTAAGTTTGGCAGATGTAGTTCCAAGTGAATTATTAAATCCAGAATTCTCTATAAATAATGGAGTAAGTTGGAATATTTGGTCAAACCCATATAGCATAGGCACATTAACAGCAGGTACTTCAAAAACTATTTTTATTAGAGGTACTATCAGTAATACAGCAATAGGAACAGTTAATAATACAGCAACTGTAAGCAGTTCAACACCAGATCCAAATCCAGATAATAATACTTCATCAGCAAGTATAGAGGTTAATTATGCAGATTTAGTAGCACCAGGAAACTTTGTTAAAGCAGTAGATAAGCAATATGCAGATATTGGAGATGAAATAACGTACACTATTAATGTAACTAATACAGGAAATACAATTGCAAATAATGTTGTTATAACAGATCCGATACCAAATGGAACAAGTTATGTTAGTGGAAGCTTAATTGCAAGTGCTCCAGTAACCGGAACACCAGCTGGTGGAATTAATGTTACAAATGGAATAGCACCGGGAGCAACTTTAACTTTAAGCTATAAAGTAAAAGTTATTCAAATGCCAGTACCAAATCCAATACCAAATACAGCAAGTATAAGCTACACTTATACAGTAGATCCAAACAATCCAAATGGAGCAAGTGGAAGTGGAGATACTAACACTGTATTTACTCAAGTAAATCATGGAGAAATTCTTCCGGAAAATGCAGTAAAAACAGTTGATACAAACCCAACTACACCTGGAGATATTATAACTTATACAGTTTCTATTAAGAATACAGGAAATGTACCAGTTGATGCATTAGTTACAGATGTGGTGCCAACAGGAACACAATTTGTTACTGGAACAGTAATAATTAATGGTGTATCTAAACCAGCGAAAAATCCAAACTTTGGAATAAAAATTATAGGTATTCCAGCCGGAGAAATAGCTAATTTAAGCTTTAAGGTAAAAGTATTAGACAATGCACCAAGTACTTTAATCAATAATGCAAAGATTAATTACTCTTATGTAGTGGATCCAGCACTTCCACCAGTTAATAAAGATGTAACTACAAATACTGTAAATGTTACAGTATTAAAGCCAGAATTAACTTTAGTAAAATCAGCAGACAGAACTGGAGCGGTAGTTGGAGATATAATTAGATATTCGATTACAGCTACAAATACTGGAGAAATTCCATTACAAAATGTAATAGTTAAAGATGTTTTAGCTCCAGAATTGAGCTATATTGGAAATCTAACTATAAATGGAGTGCCTTCAGGTCAAAGTATATTAACAGGAGTTAATATTGAAGATTTGTCAATAGGTGAAGTAAAGACAATTTCTTTTGATGCAAAGGTAAATGCTATTCCAGCGGATAAGACTATTAATAACACTTCAACTGCAACATTTAATTATATAGTATCAGGAAAGAATTTCAGTGGAAATGCTACAAGTAATGAAGAAACTATTAGAGTTTATAATCCTGAATTAACTATGACTAAGATGTCAAATAATCCTATTGTTAAAGTAGGTGATACCTTCCAATATACTATTACAGCAGAAAATACTGGTGATATTATTATAAATGATGTAATTGTTAAAGATGATTTACCACCTGAATTTGAAGTTGTTCAAATCATTGTTAATGGAGATGTTGTTAATGGAGATATTGAAGCTGGTATAAATATAGGTAATCTTGCAATTGGTGAAAGTGTAGATATTGTTTTAACAATACAAGTATTGGCTGATTTAACTGATACTTTCCAAAACATTGCCACTGGTACTGGTACAAGTATAACAGATCCCAATAAACCACCAGTAATAGTGGAGGGAGAAGGAGAAGATCCAGGTGTTACAGTTTATAATCCTAAACTTGAATTAGAAAAATCAGTTGATAAACCTTATGTAATAGTTGGAGATACTGTAACTTATACAGTAGTTGCTAAAAATACAGGTGATATTGTTTTAGGTAATGTGGATTTAGATCCTATAGTAATTTATGATCTATTAGGTCCTAGTTTAGAATTTGTTTCTGGCTCAGTTACTATTGATGGAATATCTGACCCGTTATCAGGAATAGTAAATGGTGTAATTCTTGGTGTATTAAATGTTGGTGAAAGCAAAACTGTAACTTTTAAAGCAAAAGTTCTATCTAATGATATTTCACCAATAGAAAATACTGCTCAAGCAACTTTTGGTTATCAAATTCCAGGCGATGAACCTGAAACTGGTAATGCAACTAGTAATACAGTACAAGTAATTCCTGAAATTGCTAATTTAGAAATATTAAAGGAAGCTGATACAAACTTCGCAGTTATGAACGATGTAATAAACTATACTGTAACTGTAACAAATACAGGAACCTTAGATGCTAACAATGTAATTTTTACAGATGAATTGCCACCAGAAGTTGAATTAATTGATGGTTCATTCAAAGTTGATGGAATCGGTATAAACAATGTAGACTTGAGACAAGGCGTAAATATTGGAACTATTAAAACAGGTGAGGAAGCTATAATAGAGTATTCTGTAAAAGTTATAGCTACTAACTGTGAACTGAAAATTAAAAATTCTGCAATTGCTAAATTCCAATATAGATTACCAAATGGAACTACTGGTACTGTTACTACAGATCCATCAGAAACTTCTACTGTTATTGTAAATCTTGGTATTAGTAACTTTAAACAATTATTTATAGAAGAAAATCTAATAATTCCAGATGAAAAACCAGATATAGAAGAGATTAATGAAGTAAATGGTGATGTAGAAATAATCAAGCATTATGTAGTAGAAACTCCTATCTTAAAATCAAATGAAGGACAAATTTTAACAGGTTGCAAGTTGATAATTCAAGGGGTTTTAAATGAAGTTGTTGAATATACAGCATTAGATTCTGAACAAACAATTCACTCAGCTCACTATTCTATACCATTCAGTACTTTTATAATTCTTCCTGAGAATTATTGTTATGGTAATGAAGATATAACAACTGAAGTTGAGGATATATATTTTAATAGCTTAAATTCACGAAAACTATTTACTAATGCCACTATTTTAATAAAGGCAACAGTAAGTTATTGTAAATAA
- a CDS encoding cation:proton antiporter → MEEAINFESILIISVLAFITPLFINSFKKIKIPFVVGEIFIGLIFGKSFLNLVHEDVWIVFLSNLGLAYLMFLSGLEIDFNQFKSDENGNKTAKTLLICFVMLIISLIVSYGISIYFVKVGIIKDVFFSTFLLTATAPGLLVPLLKERNLLDSDYGQTLLIFSLFCEFVCLIAITILSTIIDSGLSYKNFLFTILIVLSYVIYRFIKKSIKKFRFSIENFKGLHIEVRAAFALIIILVSVSHALGAEIVMGSFLAGVIFSLISGYNREDLKEKLDIIGYGFLIPIFFIQLGVNLDIKTIFNDVKMLAFIPLLLIAFYVVKLFASLLLSLLFGTNKAISGGFILSSQLSLMIVGLQIAYSLNVISDSVYTLFIVTTIMSCFIFPILFDKIFKYDGIATKKSSALDKICIRERVLTNSNLVDKPLKEIKFPPSCRIVMIMRGSEEILPNGETILRKGDILLLAGIKSNEGEMLDMVTRTII, encoded by the coding sequence ATGGAAGAAGCTATTAATTTTGAGTCTATTCTTATAATTTCAGTGTTAGCTTTTATAACACCGTTATTTATTAATTCATTTAAAAAAATAAAGATACCATTTGTAGTTGGAGAAATATTTATTGGACTTATATTTGGAAAAAGTTTTCTTAATTTAGTACATGAAGATGTATGGATTGTATTTCTTTCTAACCTAGGTTTAGCTTACTTGATGTTTCTTAGTGGATTAGAGATAGATTTTAATCAATTTAAATCAGATGAAAATGGCAATAAAACAGCTAAGACTTTATTAATATGTTTTGTTATGCTCATAATTTCATTAATTGTATCCTATGGAATATCAATTTATTTTGTCAAAGTTGGGATAATAAAAGATGTATTTTTCTCTACTTTTCTTTTAACAGCAACAGCTCCAGGGTTATTAGTTCCTTTACTTAAGGAAAGAAATTTACTTGATTCTGATTATGGTCAAACATTATTGATTTTTTCATTATTTTGTGAATTTGTATGTTTAATAGCAATAACAATTTTATCTACAATAATAGATTCAGGGCTTAGTTATAAGAACTTTTTATTTACTATATTAATAGTACTTTCTTACGTTATTTACAGGTTTATAAAAAAATCAATAAAAAAATTTAGATTTAGTATTGAAAATTTTAAAGGTCTTCACATAGAAGTAAGAGCTGCTTTTGCTTTAATTATTATTTTAGTTTCTGTATCTCATGCTTTAGGTGCAGAAATTGTAATGGGATCTTTTTTAGCAGGGGTAATATTTTCACTTATTTCAGGTTATAATCGTGAAGATTTAAAAGAAAAATTAGATATAATAGGATATGGATTTTTGATACCAATATTTTTTATACAATTGGGTGTAAATTTAGATATAAAAACAATATTTAATGATGTTAAAATGTTAGCATTTATACCATTGTTACTTATAGCATTTTATGTAGTAAAACTTTTTGCTTCATTACTACTATCGCTTTTATTTGGAACTAATAAAGCAATATCTGGTGGATTTATACTTTCAAGTCAGTTGAGTTTAATGATAGTTGGTTTACAAATTGCTTATTCTTTAAATGTAATAAGTGATTCAGTATACACTTTATTTATAGTAACAACTATAATGTCTTGTTTTATATTTCCTATTTTATTTGACAAGATTTTCAAATATGATGGAATTGCAACAAAGAAATCATCTGCTTTAGATAAAATATGCATAAGAGAAAGAGTTTTGACTAATTCTAATTTAGTTGATAAACCACTTAAAGAAATTAAATTTCCACCAAGTTGTAGAATAGTTATGATAATGAGAGGCTCTGAAGAGATTCTTCCAAATGGAGAAACTATATTAAGGAAAGGAGACATTCTTCTTTTAGCTGGGATTAAATCTAATGAAGGTGAAATGTTAGATATGGTTACAAGAACAATAATATAG
- a CDS encoding cupin domain-containing protein yields the protein MYTADYFIKELNMISHPEGGFYKESFMSKESILARKLNVESEESRKLWTSIYFLLRDGEVSNFHRLKSDEMWYYHSGSPLTIYMITPKGELITEELGLNIEKGEKPQILVPKGYIFGSAMNNEGYALVGCMVSPGFEFKDFKLFERDYLLKKYPEYKQEILKLTR from the coding sequence ATGTACACAGCAGATTATTTTATAAAAGAATTAAATATGATATCACATCCAGAAGGTGGATTTTATAAAGAGAGTTTTATGTCAAAAGAAAGTATTTTAGCTAGAAAATTAAATGTTGAAAGTGAAGAATCAAGAAAGCTTTGGACTAGTATATATTTTTTACTTAGAGATGGTGAAGTTTCAAATTTTCATAGATTAAAATCAGATGAAATGTGGTATTATCATTCTGGTTCTCCACTAACTATTTATATGATTACGCCTAAAGGAGAACTTATCACAGAAGAACTTGGACTTAACATTGAAAAGGGAGAAAAACCTCAGATATTGGTTCCTAAAGGCTACATATTTGGTTCTGCAATGAACAATGAAGGATATGCTCTAGTTGGTTGCATGGTATCTCCAGGCTTTGAATTTAAAGATTTTAAATTGTTTGAAAGAGATTATTTATTAAAAAAATATCCAGAGTATAAACAAGAAATTCTTAAATTAACAAGATAA
- a CDS encoding galactose ABC transporter substrate-binding protein, with protein MQVLKKVLKVIITSIMILVIIVGNSKKAISLTKDFQARRSIKVAVFAKDLVTDDYLINICKDFEEIERKNQGKVKITCYDSKSNLAIQDETIDKVLKEGVDLILLDPADTRNLQGTIDKIKIYDVPVIIFNREPLTMDAIKSYSKALYIGTDSKQSGIMQGKMLIDDWNTNKNLIDRNGDNIIQYVMLQGERYNMVPIERIKSSVSTIEEAGIQTEELASIVCQWDLELAKSEVKSLLLRYGNRIEAIISNDDTMALGAIQALQEFGYNKGDRTKTIPVVGVDAVPEARELIDKGIMLGSVVHDPIDLVQALYSVGMNLVNNKNPVEGTEYKLDDTGVSIHIPFRGYIQNVRGYVESK; from the coding sequence ATGCAGGTATTAAAAAAAGTATTAAAAGTTATAATAACTTCAATTATGATTTTAGTTATAATAGTAGGCAACAGTAAGAAAGCTATAAGTCTTACCAAAGATTTTCAAGCAAGGAGGTCTATTAAAGTAGCTGTATTTGCCAAAGATCTTGTTACTGATGATTATCTCATAAATATTTGTAAAGATTTCGAAGAGATTGAAAGAAAAAATCAGGGAAAGGTTAAAATTACCTGTTATGATTCGAAATCCAATTTAGCAATACAAGATGAAACTATTGATAAAGTACTTAAAGAAGGTGTTGATCTTATATTACTAGATCCAGCTGATACAAGAAATTTACAGGGAACTATTGATAAAATTAAAATATATGATGTCCCGGTAATAATATTTAATAGAGAACCACTTACAATGGATGCCATTAAATCTTATTCAAAAGCTTTATACATAGGAACAGATTCAAAACAATCTGGAATAATGCAAGGAAAAATGCTTATTGATGATTGGAATACTAATAAAAATTTAATTGATAGAAATGGAGATAATATAATTCAATATGTTATGCTGCAAGGTGAGCGCTATAATATGGTTCCAATTGAAAGAATAAAATCTTCTGTTTCCACAATTGAAGAAGCTGGAATACAAACAGAAGAACTTGCATCAATAGTTTGTCAATGGGATTTGGAGTTAGCTAAAAGCGAAGTTAAGTCATTGCTCTTAAGATATGGCAATAGAATTGAAGCTATAATTTCAAACGATGATACAATGGCACTAGGAGCTATTCAAGCGTTACAAGAATTTGGATATAATAAAGGAGATAGAACAAAGACAATTCCAGTTGTGGGAGTTGACGCAGTACCAGAAGCTAGAGAATTGATTGATAAAGGAATTATGTTAGGTTCTGTTGTTCATGATCCAATAGATTTGGTTCAGGCTCTTTATAGTGTAGGAATGAATTTAGTGAACAATAAAAATCCTGTGGAGGGCACTGAATATAAGCTTGATGATACAGGAGTTTCAATACATATTCCCTTTAGAGGTTATATACAAAATGTTAGAGGATATGTAGAAAGTAAATAA